The Verrucomicrobium spinosum DSM 4136 = JCM 18804 DNA segment TCCAGGAACCCTTCGTGGGTGGCGATGAGGCTTATGCCATCATTCAGGAGCTCTCCGAGGAAAACCCTGACCCCGCCAAGTTGAAGGCCCTGTCGGACAAGATCGGGGACTGAGTGCAGCAGCTAGGTCGATTCCCTTGAGACAGCCTTGGAGCGGGTTGACTTCGCGCCCGTCTTCGGCTTGGTCCCCTACATACCGTTATCAACTGATGAACATTCCCGACGCTATCGCAGAACTGGGCCATTTGCTGGGATTGGGCCTGGTGACGCTGAACGATGACGGCGCGGCCCGGATCATTTTTGATGACAGCCTGGAGGTGGACTTCCTGGCCGATGAAAACGAAGAGGGCTGGCTCCACCTCACCGGCCGGGTGTGTGAAGTGGGTCCGGATGTGGCTTCAGCCTTCCTGAAACAGTTGCTCCATGCCCATTTTCTAGGGCAGGGCACGGGGGGAGCGACATTTTCCCTGGCAGCAGACGACACTGAGATTCACATGGGCCGGAGACTTCACGTCACCCCCATGGAGTTCTCGGATTTCAGCAATCATGTGGAAACCTTTGTGAACTATCTGGAAGCCTGGCGGCGAATGGTACAGTCTGGAGAAATCGATCGTGCTGGCACGCTGCTGGGTACGAGGTAAATTGCGACGGAACGCCCCCATGAAGCTCGAAGAACTGCTCAAACAACTTGGTACCGCCATTGGCCTCCCCCAGCTGCGTCTGGAGGAGGGCAGCTGCCGGTTGGTCTTTGACGGGGCTCTTCCCGTCGATGTAGAGGAGGGCGAGGGCGATGACGAAGCCCACCTGCTCAGTCAACTGGGGCCACTGCCGCCCGAAGGAGAGCAGGAAGGCGCCTACTTCCGACGCATGCTCCAGGCCAACCACTTCGGCCGCGAAACGGGTGGCATGACTCTGGCGCTCGTTCCCAGCGAAGGTCAGTTTTTCCTCTGCGGAATCGTCCCTCTGGCAGGGGTAACCGTTGACAACTTCTCACGCCTCCTCGCCCGCTTCGCCAGGGAATCGCATCGCTGGATTGTGGAACTGGAGACCCTGGGCCAGAATGCACTGACCACTGCCAAGGGTGATGACCCCATGGACGCGTCCGGATTCATCCGGGTCTGACAACACCCCCCCTCTTTCCTTCCCCCTCATGGACCTGCATGCTCATGTGAACCAGATGCTCGCCACGGTTTCGACTGCGCTGGGCCTGACAGGCGGAGCAGCCTTTAATCTGGATGCAGGCAACGAGTGCATCATCGCTCTGGAGCAGAACCTGATGTTCATGTTCTATCTGGAGGAGTCCACGCAGAGCCTCATCATCAACCTGCCCATCGCTCCTCTGCCCTCGGGATCTGAGCGCGAAGAAGTGCTCACGGAGCTCATGGCGGGCAACTACTGCTGGAACCGAACGGAGGGCGGCACCTTTGGGTTGGATGAAAGCACAGGATTCCTGTGTCTGAACTACCTGGTGGCCCTGCCGCTCGATCCTCCGGACCAGATAAAGGGCATCGTGGAAAAACTGGCAGACGTGGTAACCCACTGGCGCCGGGAACTGCCCACGCTGGCAGAGCCCTGGGAGGAAACCTCGACTCCGGATTCCGCGAGCTTTCCCATGCTGCGGGTGTAACTCCGTCGCGATTTTGGGCGGATGTATGCGGTAGTCAGTCCGCCTGTTTTCGTTCTCTCCCCACCGCCATGGATCACACCTCCACTGTCAGGACGAGCCCGTCCATCGACATCTCCCGCGTCCCACCACAGGGGCCAGAGATCTCCATCACCACGCAGGACCGCCCGCCGGGCCTGGTGCGGCGGGATGATCCTGATCGTGGCACCTTGCCGACCGGCCCAGGCACCGCCAGAACCCAGGGCTCCCAGGAGATCAGCCGCCCCACCCAGCTGGAGACCCAGAAGAAGCCACACATCCTGCTGCGCATCCTGGCAGCCATCCCGGAGATCTGCGCCAACATCGTGCTCCTCGGGGCTCCCGCCCTGCAGAAGTACATGGAGTCCCGCGGCATGGCACGGGAGCCCTACACCTTCACCCTCCCCGGCACTCACGGGCGCAAGGTGGAGGTGGACGGCCACATCGGGCCCAAGAAGATCCCCAAAGGCATGACCCATGATGAGGTGCAGGCCCAGCTCCAAGAGAAGATCAATGCGGGACACAAGGTCTATGAGTCGGTCATGAATGGCAGCCGCACGGACGGCTGCACCGTGGACGACGTCACCAACCTGATGTTCTTCCTCCAGGTGCGGGGTGAGGACCAGCAGGGCAGCTGCTTCAAGGATGGGACCTTCAATCTGCCCGACCCCGATGGGAAGCTTCGTAAGTTCCTCGACTCCTGCCCGGAGGCGTATCAGCGCAGCTCCTCTTTTGCCCCGGACGAAGGGCACCGCGGCATCGATGCCTACGGCAGTGGCAAGGAGAAGGACAAGCTCCTGCCCCATCACATGAAGACGCTGCACTACTTCAGCGTTCCTCAGAGTGAGACCATGCCGGAAGGGCGGATCATCCTGAAAATGGAGCAGAACGGCAAGTTCTACTCCCGGCCCAAAGTATCTGATCCCGATGGCCCTCACCGGAAGGGCAGCCTCCACGACCTGGGTGCGACCATGAAGCATGTCTTCAAGGGCACCATCAAACCAGGGGAACAGTCCTTCACGGAACACCTGCCTCCGGCCGTGAAGCACGAGTACCGCGAAATCATGCGCTATCTGCCTCCTGAAGCCCGTGCGGAGATGGAACGCAACGGCCCCTTCACCCGGGAAGGCGGCATCCGTGTGATGCATGAAAACGCCAACCGCGTGCTGGCCGGTGCCTATGATGACGCACCAGAGCTCACGGAAGAGGTGATGGACAAACTCAAGGGCTTCATCAACAAACTGCATGAAAACTATCCTGATCCGCAAGTGCGGTTCGGCAACGAAGTGGTGTTCAACTCAGACGATCTGATCTCAGAGCCGGCCCCTGAAGTCGAACCGGAGCCGGAAATTGAAGTGCAGCGGGACGAGCCCCCCACGCTGAGCAGCGTGGGCCGTCAAAGCCTGCCGCCGGGACCGATGCTGACGAGCCTACCAGAGAGGGTCCCTCTCAGTCAGTTCGATCTGACGTACCACCCTCACGCGATTGAGGATGATGACCTCTCTGGCCGACTTGGCAAACTCGGAGAGGACCTCCAGACCTGGGGTGAAACCACCTTCACGGACGAACCCGCCCCCAGAGAGCACACCCGCCTGACCGCCGCGCTCGCCCGCTACAACGAACTGATGGAACAGTCTGTTGAGCCTCAGCTCGACCTCTTCGGCGATGACCCGGACCCGGAGGCCGTTCTAGAAAGCCACGAACAGCGCAAGGAGGACCTGGAAGCCAGCGCCAAAGAACTGAGGGAAGCCCTGAATGGATTCATGGGGAGAATCCGCAGCGATGACGAACCTGGGTTGGATGTGATCATGGCGGAGGTGGAAAAACTTCACCAGGAAATCTCCACCCTGTAAGCTTGCCCCATCCCTCCCGTTTTTGATCGCGGCTGCCACCCATGGAATATTTCCCCTATCCTCACCCTCTGGAGACGGAGCGTCTGATCCTGCGGCCCATGACGGAGCAGGACGCTCCCAGGTTTCACGAGATCTTCGATGGCGAGCCCAAGGTGTGGGAATTTGATCCCGGACTGCCCTGCAAGCCGGAAGAGCGGCGGATGTGGACGCTGCGCCACGCCATGGAGCCGGACATGGCCTCCGGCCGGTCTGGCCTGTTTGGCCGCTCGGTCGTGCGCAAGGAAGACGGGCTGGTCATAGGAGCTGCGGGCATCTGCCCGCTCACCGTGCCAGGAGGCTGGGAACAGGGCAAGCCCCAGGCCGGAGCGACACTGGAGCCGACCCTGTTTTACCAGATGGGCCTGGAGTATTGGGGGAAGGGTTACATGACGGAGGCCTGCCGAAGGCTGCTCGAGTTCGCGCTTATTGAACTGCGGCTGCCCCGGGTGTTGTGCGGCACACAGCGCAAGAATGTCCACGCGGTGCGGTTGATGGAACGGCTGGGATTCCACCCCACCTGGTTTCCCGCCCCCTCCAACTTCTGGGGCCGGGAGCCGGTCTGTGGCGTCATCACTGCGGAGGTTTGGAAAAATCAAAGCACATCTGTCACGTGATGGTGCTTTACCGCGCGCCTGAGCCGGGCGTATCTTTTCCCCATGGCGATCGTCGTGCAGAAATATGGCGGCAGCAGTGTGGCGGATCCTGAAAAGATCCGGAAGGTGGCGGAGCGGATCATGGCCACCCAGCGGGAGGGCCATCAGGTCGCGGTGGTTGTTTCCGCGATGGGGGACACCACCGACCATCTCCTGGAGCTGGCCCGGAAGGTGTCGCACAATCCCGAGCGCCGGGAACTGGACATGCTGCTCTCCGTCGGGGAGCGCATCTCCATGTCCCTGCTCTGCATGGCGATCAGGGAGCTGGGGGGCGATGCCATCAGCTTCACCGGCAGCCAGGCCGGCATCATTACCAACGACCGCCACATTGACGCGCGCATCATCGAGGTGCGCCCCTTCCGCGTGCAGGACGAGCTTGCACGCGGACGCATCGTCATCATCGCGGGATACCAGGGGGTCTCCTACCGAAAAGAAGTGAC contains these protein-coding regions:
- a CDS encoding type III secretion system chaperone, encoding MNIPDAIAELGHLLGLGLVTLNDDGAARIIFDDSLEVDFLADENEEGWLHLTGRVCEVGPDVASAFLKQLLHAHFLGQGTGGATFSLAADDTEIHMGRRLHVTPMEFSDFSNHVETFVNYLEAWRRMVQSGEIDRAGTLLGTR
- a CDS encoding type III secretion system chaperone gives rise to the protein MKLEELLKQLGTAIGLPQLRLEEGSCRLVFDGALPVDVEEGEGDDEAHLLSQLGPLPPEGEQEGAYFRRMLQANHFGRETGGMTLALVPSEGQFFLCGIVPLAGVTVDNFSRLLARFARESHRWIVELETLGQNALTTAKGDDPMDASGFIRV
- a CDS encoding type III secretion system chaperone, giving the protein MDLHAHVNQMLATVSTALGLTGGAAFNLDAGNECIIALEQNLMFMFYLEESTQSLIINLPIAPLPSGSEREEVLTELMAGNYCWNRTEGGTFGLDESTGFLCLNYLVALPLDPPDQIKGIVEKLADVVTHWRRELPTLAEPWEETSTPDSASFPMLRV
- a CDS encoding GNAT family N-acetyltransferase, whose translation is MEYFPYPHPLETERLILRPMTEQDAPRFHEIFDGEPKVWEFDPGLPCKPEERRMWTLRHAMEPDMASGRSGLFGRSVVRKEDGLVIGAAGICPLTVPGGWEQGKPQAGATLEPTLFYQMGLEYWGKGYMTEACRRLLEFALIELRLPRVLCGTQRKNVHAVRLMERLGFHPTWFPAPSNFWGREPVCGVITAEVWKNQSTSVT